A region of Pontiella agarivorans DNA encodes the following proteins:
- a CDS encoding DUF1501 domain-containing protein codes for MKMRNGLDATRREAMALAATGMGGLMLGAPLEASAMKDGKAKAVIQIWMWGGPSHLDTFDPKPDAGADYCGPYTAPIETNVSGIRICQALPELAKHADKYAIIRSMTHGINAHETASYVTQTGRPVGGDTFPCAGAVVSRFKGVDAGYKGLLPPYIVLTKPQGRFSESGFMGLRYKPFATGGRPSQTPFTVEGIIQKGITQARQESRRDLLAALDTFGRRTADNPQIRHMNLCTDQAYELILGDAGKVFDIKDEDPKLRERYGRSDFGASCLIARRLVEQGVKYITINYNYSPNWDSHKKHFEVMRTRLPEFDRGMATLLDDLHQRGLLDSTIVWAGGEFGRGPKIQWEAPWNGGRSHYGKCFSHVVAGGGFQGGQVVGASDETGSEVTDRPVYPWDLIGSIYEQLGIDPNAKLPHPQGIDVRVCATEADGITIGGRLREIMS; via the coding sequence ATGAAAATGAGAAACGGGTTGGATGCGACACGTCGCGAAGCCATGGCTCTTGCTGCCACAGGAATGGGCGGTCTGATGCTCGGGGCCCCGTTGGAGGCTTCCGCAATGAAAGACGGCAAGGCAAAAGCTGTCATTCAGATCTGGATGTGGGGCGGTCCTTCGCATTTGGATACGTTTGATCCCAAACCGGACGCCGGGGCCGATTACTGCGGGCCCTACACGGCCCCCATCGAAACCAATGTCAGCGGAATCCGCATCTGTCAGGCGCTGCCGGAATTGGCGAAACACGCGGATAAATATGCCATTATTCGAAGCATGACGCATGGGATTAATGCCCATGAAACCGCATCCTACGTCACGCAGACCGGGCGTCCGGTCGGCGGCGATACCTTTCCCTGTGCCGGTGCTGTGGTTTCGCGCTTCAAAGGAGTCGATGCCGGGTATAAAGGGCTGTTGCCGCCTTACATTGTTCTGACCAAACCTCAAGGCCGTTTCTCGGAGTCGGGCTTTATGGGGCTGCGCTATAAACCGTTTGCCACCGGCGGCCGGCCGAGCCAGACGCCTTTTACCGTTGAAGGCATTATTCAGAAGGGCATCACTCAGGCACGTCAGGAAAGCCGTCGCGATCTGCTTGCCGCACTGGATACCTTCGGACGGAGAACTGCGGATAATCCACAGATCAGACACATGAATCTGTGCACTGATCAGGCTTACGAACTGATTCTCGGTGACGCCGGGAAAGTGTTCGATATAAAAGATGAGGATCCGAAGCTGCGCGAACGGTATGGCCGCAGCGACTTCGGCGCATCCTGCCTGATTGCCCGCCGGCTTGTGGAGCAGGGCGTGAAATACATCACCATTAATTATAATTATTCGCCCAATTGGGATTCGCATAAAAAACATTTCGAGGTGATGCGCACCCGTCTGCCGGAATTTGATCGCGGTATGGCCACGCTGCTGGATGATCTGCATCAGCGCGGTCTGCTCGATTCCACCATTGTGTGGGCCGGTGGTGAATTCGGTCGCGGTCCGAAAATTCAGTGGGAAGCCCCGTGGAACGGAGGACGCAGTCACTATGGAAAATGCTTCAGCCACGTGGTCGCCGGCGGCGGATTTCAAGGAGGGCAGGTGGTTGGCGCCTCGGATGAGACCGGTTCAGAAGTAACGGATCGTCCGGTTTATCCGTGGGATTTGATCGGCAGCATCTATGAACAGCTGGGCATTGACCCGAATGCAAAACTGCCGCATCCGCAGGGGATCGATGTCCGTGTGTGTGCAACCGAGGCCGACGGCATTACCATCGGCGGCCGGCTCCGGGAAATCATGTCATGA
- a CDS encoding virulence RhuM family protein, whose product MSELILYTSDDGETRLDLRVENGTVWLHQLEVADLFQTTKQNVSLHARNILEEGELEPEATVKESLTVQQEGARQVKRVRVFYNLDMILAIGYRVRSSRGTQFRQWATRHLREYLVKGFVMDDERLKNPGGWDYFDELLERIREIRASEKRFYQKVRDLFALSSDYRIREEETHLFFAEVQNKLLYAVTGHTAAELVVERADPTQPNMALTNWSGSRVRKQDVIVAKNYLSADEVDTLNRLVVIFLEQAELRVKQQQELTLDFWRENVDRLLEFNGRAVLEGTGKISHDDMKRIVHRRYESFDENRRLAEAKAADLDDLKELEKLEQQLKDKGSSDEHD is encoded by the coding sequence ATGAGTGAGTTGATTTTATATACTTCGGATGACGGCGAAACGCGGCTTGATCTGCGGGTTGAAAACGGAACGGTATGGCTGCATCAGCTTGAAGTTGCCGATTTGTTTCAGACCACGAAGCAGAATGTCAGCCTCCATGCACGGAACATTCTCGAAGAGGGTGAGTTGGAGCCGGAGGCAACTGTCAAGGAATCCTTGACAGTTCAACAGGAGGGAGCGCGGCAGGTCAAAAGAGTACGCGTTTTCTATAATTTGGATATGATTTTGGCCATTGGGTACCGGGTCCGCTCATCGCGCGGTACGCAGTTTCGGCAGTGGGCGACGCGTCATTTACGCGAATATTTGGTCAAGGGTTTCGTGATGGATGACGAGCGCCTGAAGAATCCGGGCGGCTGGGATTATTTTGATGAGCTGCTGGAACGGATTCGGGAAATCCGGGCGTCGGAAAAGCGGTTTTATCAGAAGGTTCGGGATCTGTTTGCGCTGAGTTCGGATTACCGGATTCGAGAAGAGGAGACGCATTTGTTTTTTGCAGAGGTTCAGAATAAGCTGCTGTATGCCGTGACGGGACATACCGCGGCGGAGCTGGTTGTTGAACGGGCCGATCCGACTCAGCCGAATATGGCGCTGACGAACTGGAGCGGCTCTCGAGTCCGCAAGCAGGATGTGATTGTGGCTAAGAATTATCTGTCGGCCGATGAGGTGGATACTCTCAATCGGCTGGTGGTGATTTTTCTGGAACAGGCGGAGCTGCGGGTGAAACAGCAGCAGGAGCTGACACTTGATTTCTGGCGGGAGAATGTGGATCGCCTGTTGGAGTTTAACGGTCGAGCTGTTCTTGAGGGGACCGGAAAAATCAGCCATGACGATATGAAACGTATTGTGCACCGCCGCTATGAATCATTTGATGAAAACCGCCGGTTGGCCGAAGCTAAAGCGGCCGATCTGGACGATTTGAAGGAACTCGAAAAACTGGAACAGCAGCTAAAGGATAAAGGAAGCAGCGATGAGCACGATTAA
- a CDS encoding DNA topoisomerase 3, whose protein sequence is MKVVITEKPSVARDIASVLKITDKKNGYIEGRGCAITWAFGHLVTLLDPGEYDPELRKWRLDALPFIPDTFKLKLIENPGVPEQFEVIKKLCTEADEIVCATDAGREGELIFRYILALSECEDKPIKRLWLSSLTPDAIQEAFKDLKDGHDYDPLYEAARCRSESDWIVGLNATRYFTVKHGRLSAGDDRVLWSIGRVQTPVLAMIVQRDDEIMKFRPKPFWELTTKYRETTFKFTGERFDKKNEAQALLEKITGQPFVITKVAGRQKKEQPPQLFDLTTLQREINKSHGLSAADTLAATQNLYESKLVTYPRTDSRYLSADMKPRIPGIFEKLKGLRKEQIETLDLSKLPFTKRIVDDKKVTDHHAIIPTGMMPGSLGSNEQIVYNAVVTQFIAAFYPVCIKKITTVDGESAEVPFQAKGTVVVDPGWTVLFPKKKKKKKDPEAGDDDDQQLPTFGKGETGPHEPSTREGKTKPPKAFNENSLLGAMEAAGKWVDDDTLREALKERGIGTPATRAAIIETLLRRNYIRRDKKQIRATDMGRCLIALIQDPLLKSPEMTGEWEEKLKQIERGEAQPGDFMDGIVGYTRGLIESSTAKKIDVDRLGDCPVCGKPVIRGKTAYGCSGWKEGCDFVLPVEYKELTLSPNQIQVLLQMHMLPYSVRIENEQRLLILSKQGFIMDIDLPSADRQQSRKEEARPAKKPAKK, encoded by the coding sequence ATGAAAGTTGTCATCACAGAAAAACCCTCAGTCGCTCGCGACATTGCATCGGTGCTCAAAATCACCGACAAAAAAAACGGCTATATCGAAGGCCGCGGCTGCGCCATCACCTGGGCCTTCGGCCATCTCGTCACCCTGCTCGATCCCGGTGAATACGATCCCGAACTGCGCAAATGGCGCCTCGATGCCCTCCCCTTCATTCCGGACACCTTTAAACTTAAACTCATCGAAAACCCCGGAGTTCCGGAACAATTCGAAGTCATTAAAAAACTCTGCACCGAAGCCGACGAAATTGTCTGCGCCACCGACGCCGGGCGCGAAGGCGAACTGATCTTCCGCTACATCCTCGCGCTGAGCGAATGCGAAGACAAACCCATCAAACGCCTCTGGCTCAGCTCGCTTACGCCCGATGCCATTCAGGAAGCCTTCAAAGACCTCAAAGACGGCCACGACTACGATCCGCTCTACGAAGCCGCCCGCTGCCGCTCCGAATCCGACTGGATTGTCGGCCTTAATGCCACGCGCTATTTCACCGTCAAACACGGCCGCCTCTCCGCCGGCGACGACCGCGTCCTCTGGAGCATCGGCCGCGTACAGACCCCCGTCCTCGCCATGATCGTACAGCGCGACGACGAAATCATGAAATTCCGTCCCAAACCCTTCTGGGAACTCACTACAAAATACCGCGAAACCACCTTCAAATTTACCGGCGAACGGTTCGATAAGAAAAACGAAGCCCAGGCCCTGCTCGAAAAGATTACCGGCCAGCCTTTCGTCATCACCAAAGTCGCCGGTCGCCAGAAAAAAGAACAGCCGCCCCAGCTCTTCGACCTCACCACGCTGCAGCGCGAAATCAATAAAAGCCACGGCCTCTCCGCCGCCGACACCCTGGCCGCCACGCAGAATTTGTATGAGTCAAAACTTGTCACCTATCCGCGAACCGACTCGCGCTATCTCAGTGCCGACATGAAACCGCGGATTCCCGGGATTTTTGAAAAACTGAAAGGGCTGCGGAAAGAACAGATCGAAACACTCGACCTTTCCAAACTGCCCTTCACCAAACGCATTGTTGACGACAAAAAAGTCACCGACCACCACGCCATTATTCCCACCGGCATGATGCCCGGATCGCTCGGCTCCAACGAACAGATCGTCTACAACGCCGTCGTCACCCAGTTTATCGCCGCGTTTTATCCCGTCTGCATCAAAAAAATCACCACCGTCGACGGCGAAAGCGCCGAAGTCCCCTTCCAGGCCAAAGGCACCGTCGTGGTCGATCCCGGCTGGACCGTCCTCTTCCCCAAAAAGAAAAAGAAGAAAAAGGATCCGGAGGCCGGCGACGATGACGACCAGCAGCTTCCAACCTTTGGAAAAGGCGAAACCGGTCCTCACGAACCCTCCACACGCGAAGGCAAAACCAAGCCGCCCAAAGCCTTCAACGAAAACTCCCTGCTCGGCGCCATGGAAGCCGCCGGCAAATGGGTTGACGACGACACCCTGCGCGAAGCCCTCAAAGAACGCGGCATCGGCACCCCCGCCACCCGCGCCGCTATTATCGAAACCCTCCTGCGCCGCAACTATATCCGGCGCGACAAAAAACAGATCCGCGCCACCGACATGGGCCGCTGCCTCATCGCCCTCATTCAGGACCCGCTGCTCAAATCGCCCGAAATGACCGGCGAATGGGAGGAAAAACTCAAGCAGATCGAACGCGGCGAAGCACAGCCCGGCGATTTCATGGACGGCATCGTCGGCTACACCCGCGGACTGATTGAATCCAGCACCGCCAAAAAAATCGACGTCGACCGCCTGGGCGACTGTCCCGTCTGCGGCAAACCCGTTATTCGCGGAAAAACCGCCTATGGCTGCTCCGGCTGGAAAGAAGGCTGCGACTTTGTGCTGCCCGTCGAATACAAAGAGTTAACACTTTCCCCCAACCAGATTCAGGTCCTCCTGCAGATGCACATGCTGCCCTACTCCGTCCGCATCGAAAACGAACAGCGCCTGCTCATCCTCAGCAAACAGGGCTTCATCATGGACATCGACCTCCCCTCCGCCGACCGCCAGCAATCCAGAAAAGAAGAAGCCCGCCCCGCCAAAAAGCCGGCGAAAAAGTAA
- a CDS encoding class I SAM-dependent DNA methyltransferase — protein sequence MNAVEIEQAISELAELPFDAAEFPYAFLTAFGNKATTIKRLRAGSTNKSDIGGVLQTNNIHLKICENGAVDETLKALRESPATKNGKVKFILATDGELFAAEDLNSGDVISCDYKKFPDHFGFFLSLAGISTVQQIRESAFDIKATGRLNRLYVQLLKDNPDWGAADKRTEMNHFMARLIFCFFAEDTDIFRRPDLFTDTVERMSASDASNTHEIIQELFRAMNTKFEEREIAGIARWARELPYVNGGLFSGSMAVPKFTRIARSYLLHIGSLNWKKINPDIFGSMIQAVADDEERGQLGMHYTSVPNILKVLNPLFLDELREQLAAAGDNPRKLINLRKRLAKIRVFDPACGSGNFLVIAYKQMREIEAEINRRRKEPENRSVIPLTNFRGIEIRDFSAEIARLALIIAEYQCDVLYRGQKEAIQDFLPLRRDNWITCANALQVDWLSICPPTGTGVKHRADDLFQTPLDQAEIDFENEGGETYICGNPPYIGRRNQDKKQKADLKALLASKVRSSASLDYVFGWLEKASDFIVQQGGEFAFVTTNSVTQGTQIPIYWPHLFSKGLEITFAHRSFKWSNNAAHNAGVTVVVIGVGTTRKAKKIYDGELVQEVAEINPYLLSGSAVVVTTASKPISQVHRMNYGNLPGDGNHLSLSQREKDDLLRQHPEVAKLILPLYGAQEFIKGLKRYCIWIDDDDLEMALRVPEIASRIERVKQTRKDSKDPSYNALASRPHQYRDRNLAERLTILAPQVSSESRDYLPTTVIEGRTGTTNQAFALYDAPLWNMALIASRIHLVWIATVCGKMKTDFRYSNTLGWNTFPVPPLTEKNKADLTRCAENILLAREAHFPATIADLYAPDKMPENLRAAHEQNDEVLERIYIGRRFRNDTERLEKLFELYTKMTEGKDG from the coding sequence ATGAATGCAGTAGAAATTGAACAGGCGATCAGTGAACTGGCGGAGCTCCCTTTTGATGCGGCGGAGTTTCCGTATGCGTTTTTGACGGCCTTTGGAAACAAGGCGACGACGATTAAGCGGCTGCGGGCGGGTTCGACCAATAAATCCGATATCGGCGGGGTACTGCAGACGAATAACATCCATTTGAAAATCTGCGAAAACGGGGCGGTTGATGAAACGCTGAAGGCCCTGCGCGAAAGTCCGGCCACGAAAAATGGCAAGGTGAAGTTTATTCTCGCCACGGACGGCGAACTGTTCGCGGCGGAAGACCTTAATTCCGGGGATGTGATTTCCTGTGATTATAAAAAATTTCCGGATCATTTCGGCTTTTTTCTGTCGCTGGCGGGCATCAGCACGGTCCAGCAGATCCGCGAAAGTGCGTTCGATATCAAAGCCACGGGTCGTCTGAACCGCCTGTATGTTCAGTTGCTGAAAGACAACCCCGACTGGGGCGCGGCGGACAAGCGGACCGAAATGAACCATTTTATGGCGCGGCTGATTTTCTGTTTTTTCGCGGAAGATACCGATATTTTCAGACGCCCCGACCTGTTTACCGACACGGTGGAGCGCATGAGTGCGTCGGACGCCTCGAACACCCATGAGATTATCCAGGAATTGTTCCGCGCCATGAACACAAAATTTGAGGAACGCGAGATCGCCGGAATTGCGCGCTGGGCCAGGGAGCTGCCCTATGTCAACGGCGGGCTGTTTTCCGGCAGTATGGCCGTGCCGAAATTCACGCGCATTGCGCGTTCCTATCTGCTGCACATCGGAAGCCTGAACTGGAAAAAGATCAATCCCGATATTTTCGGGTCGATGATTCAGGCGGTGGCGGACGATGAAGAGCGCGGACAACTGGGGATGCACTACACCTCGGTGCCGAATATCCTCAAAGTGCTGAATCCGCTCTTTCTGGATGAGCTGCGCGAACAGCTGGCGGCGGCGGGCGACAATCCCCGTAAACTGATCAATCTGCGTAAAAGACTTGCTAAAATCCGCGTGTTCGATCCCGCCTGCGGCTCCGGTAACTTTCTGGTGATTGCCTATAAACAGATGCGCGAAATCGAGGCCGAAATCAATCGGCGGCGAAAAGAGCCTGAAAACCGCAGTGTGATTCCGCTCACCAACTTCCGCGGCATTGAGATCCGCGATTTTTCGGCGGAGATTGCGCGGCTGGCGCTGATTATTGCCGAATACCAATGCGACGTGCTTTATCGCGGCCAGAAAGAGGCCATTCAGGATTTTCTGCCGCTGCGACGCGACAACTGGATCACCTGTGCCAATGCGCTGCAGGTTGATTGGTTGAGCATCTGCCCGCCGACCGGAACCGGCGTAAAACACCGCGCCGACGATTTGTTCCAAACTCCGCTCGATCAGGCCGAAATCGATTTTGAAAACGAGGGCGGTGAAACCTATATCTGCGGCAATCCGCCTTATATTGGAAGAAGGAATCAAGATAAGAAACAGAAGGCGGATCTAAAAGCGTTGTTAGCTTCCAAAGTTCGTTCGAGCGCGTCCTTGGATTACGTTTTTGGATGGCTGGAAAAGGCTTCGGACTTCATTGTCCAGCAGGGTGGAGAATTTGCTTTTGTAACAACAAATTCAGTAACACAAGGTACTCAAATTCCAATATATTGGCCGCATCTTTTCTCAAAAGGACTCGAAATCACTTTTGCCCATCGCTCGTTTAAATGGTCAAACAACGCTGCTCATAATGCAGGCGTTACGGTTGTTGTTATCGGAGTTGGTACAACCAGGAAGGCTAAAAAAATATACGATGGAGAACTTGTTCAGGAAGTGGCAGAAATAAATCCGTACCTGTTGTCTGGCTCTGCCGTTGTTGTAACAACCGCAAGCAAACCAATTTCTCAAGTCCACAGAATGAACTATGGCAATCTACCTGGTGATGGCAATCATCTGTCTTTGTCTCAAAGAGAAAAGGATGATCTTCTGCGACAGCATCCTGAGGTTGCAAAGCTTATTCTTCCTCTTTATGGTGCCCAAGAATTCATAAAAGGTCTAAAACGCTATTGCATATGGATCGACGATGATGATCTGGAAATGGCACTTCGTGTGCCTGAAATTGCATCCAGAATTGAGAGAGTGAAGCAAACTCGTAAGGACAGCAAAGATCCAAGCTACAATGCATTGGCTTCCCGGCCTCATCAATATCGAGACCGTAATCTTGCCGAAAGGCTTACCATTTTAGCACCTCAAGTTTCCTCTGAGTCTCGTGACTATCTTCCCACAACGGTAATAGAGGGACGAACAGGAACGACGAATCAAGCATTCGCCCTCTACGACGCGCCGCTGTGGAATATGGCGCTGATTGCCTCGCGCATTCATCTGGTTTGGATCGCTACCGTTTGCGGGAAAATGAAAACCGATTTTCGCTATTCCAACACGTTGGGGTGGAACACGTTTCCTGTTCCGCCGCTGACGGAGAAGAACAAGGCGGATCTGACGCGCTGTGCGGAAAATATTCTGTTGGCGCGGGAAGCGCATTTTCCGGCGACGATTGCGGATTTGTATGCGCCCGACAAAATGCCCGAAAACCTGCGGGCGGCGCATGAGCAGAATGATGAGGTGCTGGAGCGCATCTACATCGGCCGGCGCTTCCGGAATGATACCGAGCGGCTGGAAAAGCTGTTTGAGCTCTACACGAAGATGACGGAGGGGAAGGATGGGTAA
- a CDS encoding DUF1553 domain-containing protein, which produces MTKGRGLLAAVAVLLTAGSMTSGAVPRLACARIDRLVQDKLVELDIPQSEICTDEVFLRRVYLDMIGTLPTVKEAEQFLASNAQSKREALIEELFERPEFADYRAMKWCDLLRVKAEFPSKLWPNAVQAYYRFVRTALWKNMPYDEFARLMLTSSGSNFRAAPVNFYRAMPQREPEPIAGIVALTFMGMRTDAWEEEKLKGMAAFFGKIGYKGTAEWKEEIVFHDPSKTYCYTGTAKPVPCVLPNGTAVEVGDYEDPRVAFADWLVGSRVFADNMVNRIWYWLLGRGIIHEPDDIRAGNPPQNPELLAFLSQELVSSGYDLRHIYRIILNSKTYQRSSIHTAGNLNDEENFSHYSIRRLDAEVLIDAICQITKTTESYSSDIPEPFTFIPENERSVRISDGSITSPFLDLYGRPSRDTGYVSERNNTPSAAQKLHLLNSSHIQNKILNNKGLLGMEYKRVKGKKKPQVQWKKPEEAIETMYLTILSRYPTAKETNTAIAYIRESGLNRYDASVDLVWGLLNSKEFIFKH; this is translated from the coding sequence GTGACAAAGGGTCGGGGCCTTCTGGCCGCCGTCGCTGTGCTCCTGACGGCCGGAAGTATGACCTCCGGGGCGGTCCCGCGGCTGGCCTGTGCCCGGATTGACCGTTTGGTCCAAGATAAACTGGTTGAACTCGATATCCCGCAGTCGGAAATCTGCACCGATGAAGTTTTTCTTCGACGTGTTTATCTCGACATGATCGGCACGCTTCCGACCGTGAAAGAGGCGGAACAGTTCCTGGCCAGCAACGCACAGAGTAAGCGTGAAGCCTTAATTGAAGAGTTGTTTGAACGTCCGGAATTTGCCGATTACCGGGCCATGAAGTGGTGCGATCTGCTCCGCGTGAAGGCCGAATTTCCCAGCAAACTCTGGCCGAATGCCGTACAGGCCTACTATCGTTTTGTCCGTACCGCGCTTTGGAAAAATATGCCCTACGACGAATTTGCGCGGCTGATGCTCACTTCCAGCGGAAGTAACTTCCGTGCGGCGCCGGTTAATTTCTACCGCGCCATGCCGCAGCGCGAACCCGAACCGATTGCCGGCATTGTTGCGCTGACTTTTATGGGCATGCGAACCGATGCCTGGGAGGAAGAGAAACTCAAGGGGATGGCCGCCTTTTTCGGGAAGATCGGATACAAAGGTACGGCGGAATGGAAAGAGGAGATTGTATTTCATGATCCCTCCAAAACTTATTGCTATACCGGCACTGCAAAGCCGGTGCCCTGTGTGCTGCCCAATGGAACCGCAGTTGAAGTGGGAGACTATGAGGATCCGCGCGTGGCCTTTGCGGACTGGCTGGTCGGTAGTCGCGTGTTTGCAGATAATATGGTCAACCGCATTTGGTACTGGCTGCTGGGGCGGGGCATCATTCATGAGCCCGATGATATCCGTGCCGGAAATCCGCCGCAGAATCCGGAACTGCTGGCTTTTCTCAGTCAGGAGCTGGTTTCGAGCGGATATGATCTGCGGCATATTTACCGGATTATTCTGAATTCAAAAACCTATCAGCGCTCATCCATTCACACCGCCGGGAATCTCAATGATGAAGAAAATTTTTCGCACTATTCCATTCGGCGGCTCGATGCGGAGGTGCTGATTGACGCCATCTGTCAGATCACGAAAACAACGGAGTCCTATTCTTCCGATATTCCCGAGCCGTTTACGTTTATTCCGGAAAATGAACGGTCGGTTCGAATTTCCGACGGCAGCATCACCAGTCCTTTTCTGGATCTGTACGGTCGCCCGTCCCGGGACACGGGATATGTATCTGAACGAAACAACACTCCGTCCGCCGCGCAGAAACTGCACCTGTTGAACTCCTCCCATATTCAGAACAAAATTCTGAATAATAAAGGACTGTTGGGTATGGAGTACAAAAGGGTCAAAGGAAAAAAGAAACCGCAGGTTCAGTGGAAAAAGCCGGAAGAGGCCATAGAAACTATGTATCTCACCATTCTTTCACGCTACCCGACGGCAAAGGAAACCAATACGGCAATTGCCTATATTCGGGAAAGCGGACTCAACCGTTATGACGCTTCGGTGGATCTGGTCTGGGGGCTGCTCAACAGCAAAGAATTTATTTTCAAGCACTGA
- a CDS encoding KilA-N domain-containing protein, translating to MPANKKINVLSTEVKVKTTDQSDFICLTDIAKSKNPDHPDDLIRNWLRNRNTLELLGIWEQLHNPDFNPVEFDGIRKQAGLNSFTLTPKQWISLTGAVGLSSKAGRYGGTYAHQDIAFEFASWVSVEFKLYLIKEFQRLKEEEQKQLGWDVKRQLTKINYRIHTDAVKENLIPPELTGQQVSFVYASEADLLNMALFGKTAQQWREEQPDKKGNIRDYANVSQLVCLANLETLNAHLIQQALPQAERLRLLNRTAIQQMRILTGDPRINKLEGEA from the coding sequence ATGCCTGCAAATAAGAAAATCAATGTGTTGAGCACCGAGGTCAAAGTAAAAACCACAGACCAAAGTGATTTCATCTGTCTAACCGACATTGCAAAATCAAAAAATCCGGATCATCCCGACGACTTGATTAGAAACTGGCTTAGGAACCGCAACACGCTGGAACTGCTGGGGATTTGGGAGCAGCTGCATAATCCCGATTTTAACCCCGTCGAATTCGACGGGATTAGAAAACAGGCCGGACTGAACAGTTTTACACTGACGCCCAAACAATGGATCTCGCTAACGGGTGCGGTTGGGTTATCTTCCAAAGCGGGGCGTTATGGCGGGACCTATGCCCATCAGGATATCGCCTTTGAGTTTGCATCGTGGGTTTCGGTTGAGTTTAAGCTGTACCTCATTAAAGAATTCCAGCGGCTGAAAGAAGAGGAGCAAAAACAGCTGGGCTGGGACGTTAAGCGCCAGCTTACGAAAATCAATTACCGGATTCACACGGATGCGGTGAAGGAAAACCTGATTCCGCCGGAACTGACCGGACAGCAGGTGAGTTTTGTGTATGCCTCGGAAGCGGATTTGCTGAATATGGCGCTGTTCGGTAAAACGGCGCAGCAGTGGCGGGAAGAACAGCCGGACAAAAAAGGGAATATCCGGGACTATGCCAATGTTTCGCAGCTGGTCTGTCTGGCGAATCTTGAAACGCTGAATGCCCATCTGATTCAGCAGGCGTTGCCGCAAGCGGAACGATTAAGGCTGTTGAACCGCACCGCCATTCAGCAGATGCGGATTCTCACCGGTGATCCTCGCATCAATAAGCTGGAGGGAGAGGCATGA
- a CDS encoding GIY-YIG nuclease family protein, with translation MAKTNKNQFTEEDDALLGALGVDVEAKKKTRYTKEEERVIAGFEEIQRFVEESGHPPQHGEDRDIFERLYAVRLDRMKELKKFHTLLLPMDHQGLLSAKKECPEEPLDKLNDDELLEALGVETPVGSIQQLKHVRSSREIRAAEEIAGREKCEEFDAFKPLFEQVREELKADMRQMIRCNDKTDVKVGDWFVVDGLTAYIVSEGEAFTTGEGREDRRLRVIFSNGTESGMLRRSFQKLLWEDDTARRIVIPADMGPLFGDRVCEEDQASGVIYVLRSQSELPYIVENRELIHKIGFTTGSVEKRIANAVNQATYLLAEVEVVASFELYNVNAGKLENVFHKLFSPARLDIEIKDRFGKPFRPREWFLVPLHIIREAVDKVIDGTVADYKYDPRKAELIKS, from the coding sequence ATGGCTAAAACGAATAAAAATCAGTTTACCGAAGAAGATGATGCGTTGCTCGGGGCCTTGGGGGTCGATGTTGAGGCAAAGAAAAAGACCAGGTACACCAAGGAGGAGGAGCGGGTTATTGCGGGATTTGAGGAAATTCAGCGTTTTGTGGAAGAGTCCGGGCATCCTCCTCAGCATGGAGAAGATCGGGATATTTTCGAACGCCTCTATGCCGTGCGGCTGGATCGTATGAAGGAGCTGAAAAAATTTCATACACTGCTTTTGCCGATGGATCATCAGGGACTTTTAAGTGCAAAAAAAGAGTGTCCAGAGGAGCCGTTGGATAAACTGAACGATGACGAACTGCTCGAGGCATTAGGGGTGGAAACGCCGGTGGGTTCTATTCAGCAGCTGAAGCATGTTCGTTCGAGCAGGGAGATCCGTGCGGCCGAGGAGATTGCCGGCCGGGAAAAATGTGAAGAGTTTGATGCGTTCAAGCCGCTCTTTGAACAGGTTCGGGAAGAGCTGAAAGCGGATATGCGGCAGATGATCCGATGCAATGATAAAACGGATGTGAAAGTTGGGGATTGGTTTGTCGTGGATGGACTGACGGCCTATATCGTGAGCGAAGGTGAGGCATTTACTACCGGAGAGGGCCGGGAAGATCGGCGTTTGCGGGTGATTTTCAGCAATGGAACCGAAAGCGGGATGCTGCGACGTTCGTTTCAGAAACTTTTATGGGAGGATGATACCGCCCGGCGCATCGTGATTCCTGCCGATATGGGGCCGTTATTCGGAGATCGTGTATGCGAAGAAGATCAGGCTTCAGGTGTAATCTACGTACTTCGCAGCCAATCAGAACTTCCATACATTGTCGAAAACCGGGAGCTGATTCATAAAATCGGATTCACGACAGGAAGTGTGGAAAAACGGATTGCGAATGCGGTAAATCAGGCAACCTATCTATTGGCTGAGGTGGAAGTGGTTGCGAGTTTTGAACTTTATAATGTGAATGCGGGCAAACTGGAAAATGTGTTTCATAAACTGTTTTCACCCGCCCGCCTTGATATCGAAATCAAAGACCGGTTCGGAAAACCGTTCCGGCCTCGGGAATGGTTTTTAGTGCCTCTTCATATCATTAGAGAAGCCGTGGATAAGGTGATTGATGGAACTGTTGCGGATTATAAGTATGATCCCCGAAAGGCCGAATTAATTAAGAGTTAA